The sequence GTCCGGGGTCAAGAAATTACCTTTACCCCAGGGATGACAGCTAACGGTGAAATTGTCACTCGCAAAAAATCGGTTTTAACATTCATCACCGAACCAGTAACACGGCGATTTAGTGAAGCCTTTTCTGTGAGATAATTGCAGATTAATTGTTAATTGAGACGTAAAATTTTACGTCTCTACATCTATGCGTGTAGGGCACGGCGCTGCACATTGGTGTCAACTTAACGTGAAACCCTTGTCAAAACTCGATTTTGGATTCACTCACTTACCATGACAATCAGCGTTACCCCACCCCGGCTTTGCTGGCGCAAAACCTCCCCTCCCCTTGGCAAGGGGAGGGGTAAAACGCCTGAGGGACAAAGGTTTTAGCTTAAGTTGACACCAATGGGCGCTGCCGTGCCCCTACGAGTGTACCTCACGTGACCGAGAATTGCTATAAATTGCCGTAACGCAACATGATTCCTGTTTTTTCTGAAGAATTATTGATAGAGTTTTTCCCAATTCATCCCTTCATTAATAGTGGAGACAGAATCGCTTTCGTAATAACGGAATTGCGAACTGAAATTATCACTTGCTGATGTGAAGATTGGTTGGGAAATCACAGTACTATCTTGGTGAATTGAACTAGTTTGTAAATTAGTAGTTGCAGAAGACAAACTATTTCCTGTCATCTCTGCAATCATTTGCTGCCACGATGAGGTATTATGAGAACTCGCGGCGATAGATTGTGTACTATTACCAGCAGTGTTTGTAATAATTTGTCTGATTTGACCTTCAGTGAGATTGCGGTTAGCACTCAGCATCAAAGCCACAACTCCAGCCACGTGAGGAGTTGCCATCGAAGTACCGCTATAATAAGCGTACTGATCGCCGGGAACAGTAGAGTAAATATTCACACCCGGTGCTGTCACATAGGCGAGTTGGCTGAGTCCTGGTTGGTTAGAAAAGTCAGCTATGTTATTGTTCTGATCGACTGCTCCAACAGCGATACCTGATTTATTAGCATAGGCAGCAGGATAAGATACGAAAGGTAAACCATTATTACCCGCCGCCATAACAACAGTAACGCCTTTTTTGCTGGCATAATCGATAGCTGAAGCGAGGGTACTGTTAGGAAAATCGCCACCGAGACTCAGGTTGATGACATTAGCGCCATGATTGACTGCATAATAGATACCATTAGCGATCGCACTATATGAGCCTGAACCTGAATCATTGAGCACTTTCACAGGCATAATCTTTGCACCATAAGCAATACCCGTGACGCCAATATCATTTTTTTCCCCAGCAATGGTACCCGAAACATGAGTACCATGACCATTTTTATCTAATACTTCATTGGTGTTATCAACAAAATTCCAACCCCGGACATCATCAATATATCCATCACCATCATCATCTATGCCATTGTCAGCAATTTCTTTTGTATTAGTCCAGATATTATTTTTTAAATCTGCATGGTTGTAGTCAACACCTGTAT is a genomic window of Fortiea contorta PCC 7126 containing:
- a CDS encoding S8 family serine peptidase, translating into MSIDYPGKQSFAEQGLNVNPIASVNTFDDQILSLSGHSSSDVNIKGYSSTSGYGLVNAATAVAKSIGQNTFADVPNLGGNNWGADLVKAPEVWAKGYTGQDVVVAVVDTGVDYNHADLKNNIWTNTKEIADNGIDDDGDGYIDDVRGWNFVDNTNEVLDKNGHGTHVSGTIAGEKNDIGVTGIAYGAKIMPVKVLNDSGSGSYSAIANGIYYAVNHGANVINLSLGGDFPNSTLASAIDYASKKGVTVVMAAGNNGLPFVSYPAAYANKSGIAVGAVDQNNNIADFSNQPGLSQLAYVTAPGVNIYSTVPGDQYAYYSGTSMATPHVAGVVALMLSANRNLTEGQIRQIITNTAGNSTQSIAASSHNTSSWQQMIAEMTGNSLSSATTNLQTSSIHQDSTVISQPIFTSASDNFSSQFRYYESDSVSTINEGMNWEKLYQ